A single region of the Chrysoperla carnea chromosome 5, inChrCarn1.1, whole genome shotgun sequence genome encodes:
- the LOC123299935 gene encoding E3 ubiquitin-protein ligase SlrP-like: MIPDYLEEFKVWELWELPDDEEFYTYELQSWEEEEKIIELNDDKSFLKAWELWKTAEDQTENESRMKAFERLENCGEQLFLEFLYLTTIPNVYPYGLKELHLADNHLKQIPDNLPETLEILNMDSNQVYRIPEKLPSNLRELLLLKNYIRSIPETLPDSITLLNLCNNKIDILPNKLPKSLKTLSVCENRLTSLPENLPETLEELEVRSNKLTCLPNNLPKSLRSIFADFNAIQFLPKKLPEMLKTITIKSNNLTCLPEQLPKSLEKLHISCNKITEPKLDFESLIELYIENNGIETIPEDNFNLPKLKTFFVSDNKLKMLPKNLPETLEWLYACNNEFTEIDLPKSLKNLDLDDNNITTLSAELPPNLERMSLNYNKLTEIPTELPESLESLSLYDNLITEVSPNIENFPNTTFYLGENPLSETSLEYLRWLILTTGRQNICFNGSHEYYLNFVEAGALIEEIPNWLDTELIHPYWNTISEEITARPFSRLLYRIRQTPNFEVAQFKEDMSKWLCLLGEDNNSKQKLREKIFLVAAEANESCDHRVVWSLNQMKILSIAQEVELGKYDNKMEELIRLARGMYRLNVLDQISRQTVRNLENACDETEIYLEYQIRLREVFDLPIGTSKMNEHYSFVLPDEDIEHAVKEIVNKERIEFIDYLLLDWQPWKEVLKRWNDDQFVKCENDIRNEEFFKQTLDKRKMEYLLETNMSDELPLDVEIQLGSQVQRQIEKDTWLKLTNEFLESKNLGNIERL; encoded by the coding sequence atgattccCGATTATCTAGAAGAATTTAAAGTATGGGAGCTTTGGGAGTTACCAGATGATGAAGAATTTTATACTTATGAATTACAATCTTGGGAAGAAGAAGAAAAGATAATAGAATTAAATGATGACAAATCTTTTTTAAAGGCGTGGGAACTTTGGAAAACAGCCGAAGATCAAACTGAAAATGAATCACGTATGAAAGCTTTTGAACGACTGGAAAATTGTGGAGAACAgttatttctagaatttttatacttaacaaCTATTCCCAATGTTTATCCATATGGATTAAAGGAATTACATCTTGCAgataatcatttaaaacaaattccaGATAATTTACCTGAAACACTTGAAATTCTAAATATGGATAGTAATCAAGTGTACAGAATTCCAGAAAAATTACCATCCAATTTACGGGAATTACTATTGCTTAAGAATTACATAAGAAGTATTCCAGAAACATTACCTGATTCaataacacttttaaatttatgcaaTAACAAGATTGACATATTACCCAATAAATTAcccaaaagtttaaaaacattaagTGTGTGTGAGAATCGATTAACAAGTCTTCCAGAAAATTTACCTGAAACCTTAGAAGAATTAGAAGTAAGATCAAATAAACTTACGTGCTTGCCAAATAATTTACCAAAATCATTACGTTCGATTTTCGCAGATTTTAATGCAATacaatttttacccaaaaaattacctgaaatgttaaaaacaattaCTATTAAATCTAATAACTTAACTTGCTTACCAGAACAATTACCCAAATCGTTAGAAAAACTACACATTTCGTGTAATAAAATAACCGAACCAAAATTAGATTTTGAATCCTTAATTGAATTGTACATTGAAAATAATGGCATTGAAACAATACctgaagataattttaatttacctaaattaaaaacgtttttcgtttcggataataaattaaaaatgttaccgAAAAATTTACCCGAAACATTAGAATGGTTATACGCATGTAATAATGAGTTTACAGAAATTGATTTAccaaaatccttaaaaaatttggatttggatgataataatataactacTTTATCAGCAGAATTACCTCCAAATTTGGAACGAATGAGTTTAAACTATAATAAACTTACGGAAATTCCTACAGAATTGCCCGAATCATTAGAATCATTATCTTTATACGATAATCTGATCACTGAGGTATCAccaaacattgaaaatttcccCAATACTACATTTTATCTGGGAGAAAATCCACTATCTGAGACCAGTTTGGAGTATTTACGGTGGTTAATTCTTACTACAGGtcgtcaaaatatttgttttaatggtAGTCATgagtattatttaaactttgttgAAGCAGGAGCATTAATTGAAGAAATTCCAAATTGGTTGGATACGGAATTAATTCATCCATATTGGAACACCATTTCTGAGGAAATAACCGCTAGACCGTTTTCTCGTTTATTGTATCGAATACGACAAACACCAAATTTTGAAGTTGCACAATTTAAAGAAGATATGTCAAAATGGTTATGTTTATTAGGAGAAGATAATAATTCCAAGCAAAAGTTgcgtgaaaaaatatttttagtggcGGCAGAGGCGAATGAGTCATGCGATCATCGTGTTGTTTGGTccttaaatcaaatgaaaatactaaGCATCGCTCAAGAGGTGGAATTGGGTAAATATGACAATAAAATGGAAGAATTGATAAGATTAGCTCGTGGAATGTATCGATTAAAtgttttggatcaaatttcaagaCAAACAGTACGAAACTTAGAAAATGCTTGTGATGAAACCgaaatatatttagaatatcAAATTCGTTTACGTGAGGTATTCGATTTACCAATTGGCACATCGAAAATGAATGAacattattcatttgttttaccCGATGAAGATATTGAACATGCTGTGAAAGAAATAGTTAATAAAGAACgaattgaatttattgattatttattacttgATTGGCAACCTTGGAAAGAGGTCCTTAAACGATGGAATGATGATCAATTCGTAAAATGTGAAAATGATATTagaaatgaagaattttttaaacaaacattggACAAACgaaaaatggaatatttattagaaacaaATATGTCAGATGAACTTCCGTTGGACGTTGAAATTCAACTTGGCTCTCAAGTTCAACGTCaaattgaaaaagatacttGGTTGAAACTAACGAATGAATTCTTGGAAAGTAAAAACTTAGGAAATATAGAAAGACTGTGA
- the LOC123299788 gene encoding BTB/POZ domain-containing protein 9 yields MSNQHQGYLSVPKSTTSNGYNNTVGSRAGGSSSPNSGTSNVSNRAGGDIEHRALLAEHLKKLCFNEEYSDVTFVVEGQKLPAHKVVLAARSDYFRALLYGGMKESTQTEIELDAPLDAFKALLNYVYTGHMSVSGMKQDTVLDALGLAHAYNFVDLENAISFHLRHTLSLSNVCAILDAARLYRLNSLIRVCHRFMDRHAVQILKMDSIYNLSQGALAELLARDSFCAPEVDIFHAVCNWIKANQYAENCTSSSLESPLSSVRLTLMSVAELLTVVRPVGLMSADALLDAIGERTRARYNSLPHRGLMLLEENVACPRHGATVIAGELREALLSGETEKYDMERGYTRHAIGEPSPATAGGGTTDPGGIIVQLGSPCIINHIKLLLWDRDLRSYSYYIEVSMDQKDWIRVINYSKEFCRSWQHLYFTPKVVHYIRIVGTNNTVNKVFHVVSMEAMYTSRMPTLIKGYVVPQYNVATLELSATVIEGVSRSRNALLNGDTQHYDWDSGYTCHQLGSGAILVQLGQPYMISSIRLLLWDCDERAYSYYVETSVNLWNWELVADRTRVPCRSWQTIRFSARPVVFIRIVGTHNTANEVFHCVHLECPAQESNAANTGDGDVVDGDEIEPSTSHGPVEGKEGNISDDDSVGSYEDKVESTSEIAKNDETDELMQDNDANPDTLDKE; encoded by the exons ATGAGTAACCAACATCAGGGTTACTTATCGGTGCCGAAATCAACAACATCAAATGGATATAACAACACTGTTGGATCGCGAGCTGGGGGATCATCTTCACCAAATTCAGGAACGTCAAATGTATCAAATCGTGCCGGAGGTGACATTGAACATCGTGCCCTTTTAgctgaacatttgaagaaattatgttttaatgaaGAATATTCAGATGTAACATTTGTGGTTGAAGGTCAAAAACTCCCTGCTCATAag GTTGTTTTAGCCGCTCGAAGCGATTATTTCCGTGCTCTATTGTATGGTGGAATGAAGGAATCGACTCAAACTGAAATTGAGCTAGATGCTCCTTTGGATGCGTTCAAGGCACTTTTGAATTATGTGTATACTGGTCATATGAGTGTATCTGGGATGAAACAGGACACAGTTTTGGATGCACTAGGTTTGGCACATGCGTATAATTTTGTGGATTTGGAAAATGCTATTTCTTTTCATCTTCGTCATACTTTGTCACTCTCAAATGTGTGTGCCATATTAGATGCAGCTAGGCTGTATCGTTTGAATTCCTTGATTCGTGTTTGCCATCGTTTTATGGATCGCCACGCTGTTCAGATTCTTAAAATGGATTCGATTTATAATTTATCGCAG GGAGCATTAGCAGAACTGTTAGCACGAGATTCATTTTGTGCGCCTGAAGTGGACATCTTTCATGCTGTTTGTAATTGGATTAAAGCAAATCAGTATGCAGAAAATTGTACATCAAGTTCACTTGAGAGTCCTCTATCATCCGTACGACTTACATTAATGTCAGTTGCTGAATTATTAACAGTTGTCCGTCCTGTAGGACTTATGTCTGCAGATGCTTTATTAGATGCCATTGGAGAACGTACTCGTGCCAGATATAATTCGCTACCTCATCGTGGTCTTATGT TACTTGAAGAAAATGTGGCATGTCCACGGCATGGTGCTACCGTGATTGCTGGTGAGCTTCGCGAAGCTTTATTGTCAGGTGAAACTGAAAAATATGACATGGAACGCGGGTATACTAGGCATGCTATTGGTGAACCTTCTCCAGCTACTGCTGGCGGCGGTACTACGGACCCAGGTGGTATTATTGTTCAACTTGGATCACCTTGtattataaatcatataaaGTTATTGCTGTGGGATCGTGATTTAAG ATCATATTCATATTACATCGAAGTATCAATGGATCAAAAAGATTGGATTCgtgtaattaattattccaaagaATTTTGTCGTTCTTGgcaacatttatattttacgcCAAAGGTCGTACATTACATACGGATCGTTGGTACTAATAACACAGTAAACAAAGTGTTTCATGTGGTATCCATGGAAGCAATGTATACATCACGCATGCCCACGCTAATTAAAGGCTATGTTGTTCCACAATATAATGTTGCTACTTTGGAATTAAGTGCAACCGTCATTGAAGGTGTTAGTCGATCAAGAAATGCTTTATTGAATGGAGATACACAACATTATGATTGGGATTCTGGATACACCTGTCATCAATTAGGATCTGGTGCAATCTTGGTTCAATTAG GACAACCGTATATGATTTCGTCcataagattattattatggGATTGTGATGAACGCGCATACAGTTACTATGTGGAAACATCTGTAAATTTATGGAATTGGGAATTGGTCGCCGATCGTACACGAGTACCATGCCGATCATGGCAAACAATACGATTCTCTGCACGACCTGTTGTATTTATACGAATTGTTGGCACTCATAATACAGCAAacgaa gttttccATTGTGTCCATCTTGAATGTCCCGCTCAAGAAAGTAATGCTGCAAACACTGGTGATGGTGATGTAGTTGATGGAGATGAAATTGAACCTTCCACAAGCCATGGGCCGGTTGAAGGTAAAGAGGGTAATATTAGTGATGATGATAGTGTTGGATCGTATGAAGATAAAGTTGAAAGTACAAGCGAAATTGCTAAAAACGATGAG aCTGATGAATTAATGCAAGATAATGATGCAAATCCAGATACATTAGataaggaataa
- the LOC123299789 gene encoding transmembrane protein 50A, producing MDRLSGCCENMNLPPCVWFEGDKRNAYAAIVSGFMFFLGWWLLIDAAAVYDNGISNVHFVCGIIGTISLLMVNSVSNAQIRGDAYDGGCLGPRGARIWLFLGFVLGFASVIASCWILFANFVNQPNVKTYPGVALFLQCAFIFIGSTIFKFGRSEDLWG from the exons atggatAGGTTATCAGGATGTTGTGAAAATATGAATCTACCCCCATGCGTATGGTTCGAAGGGGATAAAAGAAATGCTTATGCTGCCATAGTTTctggttttatg TTTTTCCTAGGATGGTGGCTTCTAATTGATGCTGCAGCAGTCTATGATAATGGTATTTCTAATGTACATTTTGTATGTGGAATAATTGGTACAATATCACTTCTTATGGTTAATTCCGTTTCAAATGCAcag attcgaGGTGATGCTTATGATGGTGGATGTCTAGGACCCAGAGGAGCACGTATTTGGCTCTTCCTTGGCTTTGTACTTGGTTTTGCATCAGTTATTGCATCGTGTTGgattttatttgcaaattttgtgaATCAACCAA ATGTAAAAACATATCCAGGCGTTGCATTATTCTTACAATGTGCGTTTATTTTTATCGGctcaacaatatttaaatttggacGATCGGAAGATTTATGGGGATAA